A stretch of Bradyrhizobium diazoefficiens DNA encodes these proteins:
- a CDS encoding LysR family transcriptional regulator → MDILVNLQAFLATADAAGFSAAARKLNVSTSVVAKRVTQLEARIGAPLFHRSTRQLRLTDAGQRYVHRARGVVTDATDLLSRMGEKGHDLVDHLRIKAPTSLTVARLADAFSAFQTQNPRLKLEIVLIDRPVDPVTEGFDIAIGAFPHSFGGVVDEPLCVLKRLLCASPAYLKKHGTPKHPRDLVEHRCLSFLPTGPEWIFDGPRGRISIQVSPLLSSNEGHVLARSAIAGNGIALMSHYLVADALRDGTLKPVLRDFPIPELWVKAAIPERRRNAAAVQALLTLLKTSLAPSL, encoded by the coding sequence ATGGACATTCTGGTGAACCTTCAGGCGTTCCTCGCCACGGCGGATGCGGCCGGATTCTCCGCTGCCGCGCGAAAGCTCAATGTGTCCACCTCGGTCGTCGCCAAGCGCGTCACGCAGCTGGAGGCGCGGATCGGCGCGCCGTTGTTTCACCGCTCGACCCGGCAATTGCGGCTGACCGACGCCGGCCAGCGCTACGTACATCGCGCCCGCGGCGTCGTGACTGACGCCACCGATCTGCTTTCGCGCATGGGCGAGAAGGGCCACGATCTCGTCGATCACCTCCGCATCAAGGCGCCGACCTCGCTGACGGTGGCGCGCCTCGCCGACGCCTTCAGCGCGTTCCAGACCCAGAACCCGCGACTAAAACTCGAGATCGTGCTGATCGATCGCCCGGTCGATCCCGTCACCGAAGGCTTTGACATCGCCATCGGCGCCTTCCCGCATTCCTTCGGCGGCGTGGTCGACGAGCCGCTGTGCGTGCTGAAGCGGCTGCTCTGCGCCTCGCCAGCCTATTTGAAGAAACACGGCACGCCAAAGCATCCGCGCGATCTCGTCGAACACCGCTGCCTCAGCTTTCTGCCGACAGGGCCCGAGTGGATCTTTGACGGACCACGCGGCCGCATCAGCATCCAGGTCAGTCCGCTGTTGTCCTCCAATGAAGGACACGTGCTGGCGCGCAGCGCGATCGCCGGCAACGGCATTGCGCTGATGTCGCATTATCTCGTGGCAGATGCCTTGCGCGACGGCACGCTCAAGCCTGTTCTGCGCGACTTTCCGATACCGGAATTGTGGGTGAAGGCCGCGATTCCCGAACGCCGACGCAATGCCGCCGCGGTGCAGGCGCTGCTGACTCTGCTGAAAACGTCGCTCGCGCCGTCGCTGTGA
- a CDS encoding FAD-dependent oxidoreductase, translating into MRATMIEEPARQVPLYGEYEVVVLGGGPAGIVAAASAARAGRKTLLIERYGFLGGMGTAAGVTNFCGLHGNVYGQAHRLVQGMASELLARIDHLNGLNAPHLILGKVFAQAYDTAAYKIAADELLASHKVHILFHALGAGVVMGGDRRIDALMVETKAGRQAVRAEIFIDCSGDGDLAVWAGAPFEIGDEHGHPMYPSMMLRLNGIDPERAGDAWRTIPQLMEKALAAGTHKFPRKSAIVRPQKSGIEWRVNFTQVAREDGHAINGVEPDDLTRGEIEGRKQALAAFEFLRTVPGFEKSYIVDLPPQLGIRETRRIKGGYQLSGEDVLTCASFEDSIGVNGWPIEAHVPGDVVFTFPPIPESRGYNELSYRMLVPEGVDNLLVAGRCASMTHEGQSAARVSGACFVMGEAAGSAAALALSGNRIPREIPVDKLQETLKQQGAFIGREQSVPEGL; encoded by the coding sequence ATGCGGGCCACAATGATCGAAGAACCAGCGCGCCAGGTGCCGCTCTACGGCGAATATGAGGTCGTCGTGCTCGGCGGCGGCCCGGCCGGGATCGTGGCAGCGGCGTCAGCCGCGCGCGCGGGGCGCAAGACGCTGCTGATCGAGCGCTACGGTTTTCTCGGCGGCATGGGCACCGCCGCCGGCGTCACCAATTTCTGCGGCCTGCATGGCAACGTCTATGGCCAGGCCCATCGGCTGGTGCAGGGCATGGCGTCCGAGTTGCTGGCGCGGATCGACCATCTGAACGGCCTCAACGCGCCGCATCTGATCCTCGGCAAGGTCTTCGCCCAGGCCTACGACACCGCGGCCTACAAGATCGCGGCCGACGAACTCCTCGCAAGCCACAAGGTTCACATCCTCTTCCATGCGCTCGGCGCCGGTGTGGTGATGGGCGGCGATCGCCGTATCGATGCGCTGATGGTCGAGACCAAGGCTGGACGGCAGGCGGTGCGCGCCGAGATCTTCATCGACTGCTCCGGCGACGGCGACCTCGCGGTCTGGGCCGGCGCGCCGTTCGAAATTGGGGATGAACACGGCCATCCGATGTATCCGTCGATGATGCTGCGTCTCAACGGCATTGATCCCGAGCGGGCAGGTGATGCCTGGCGGACCATCCCGCAATTGATGGAAAAAGCGCTCGCGGCCGGCACCCACAAATTCCCCCGCAAGAGCGCGATCGTGCGGCCGCAAAAATCCGGCATCGAATGGCGGGTGAACTTTACGCAAGTGGCGCGTGAGGATGGCCACGCCATCAACGGCGTCGAGCCCGACGATCTCACCCGCGGCGAGATCGAGGGCCGCAAGCAGGCGCTCGCGGCGTTCGAATTCCTGCGCACCGTGCCGGGCTTTGAAAAATCCTACATCGTCGACCTGCCGCCGCAGCTCGGCATTCGCGAGACTCGGCGCATCAAGGGCGGCTATCAGCTCAGCGGCGAGGACGTGCTGACTTGCGCCTCGTTCGAGGATTCCATCGGGGTCAACGGCTGGCCGATCGAGGCCCATGTTCCCGGCGATGTCGTCTTCACGTTTCCGCCAATCCCGGAATCGCGCGGCTACAACGAGCTGTCCTACCGGATGCTGGTGCCCGAGGGCGTCGACAATCTCCTGGTCGCCGGCCGCTGTGCATCGATGACCCATGAGGGCCAGTCGGCAGCGCGGGTCTCCGGTGCCTGTTTCGTGATGGGGGAGGCCGCCGGTTCCGCCGCCGCGCTGGCGCTGTCCGGAAACCGGATCCCTCGCGAAATCCCGGTTGATAAATTGCAGGAAACGTTGAAACAACAGGGCGCCTTCATCGGGCGGGAGCAGTCGGTGCCCGAGGGCCTGTAA
- a CDS encoding ABC transporter substrate-binding protein has product MIGIARLALAGVLAGVLAIMAMGTARAEDTFKARVGVLRLSSSAPVFIAQDKGYFREAGLDVELKFFDAAQPIAVATTSGDVDFGITAFTAGLYNLAGKGVLKVIGGMSREKAGYPLIGYFASNNAYAAGLKTPKDLAGKRIAVTQVGSSFHYSLGLLADKYGFKLADVKIIPLQSLSNAAAALKGETVDAALLPISTARKLMDDGGAKFLGWVGDETPWQLGAVFASPKTLTNKVLVTKLLGALARADREYHDVILAAMKDGKAPINEQTKPLLEIIAKYTNLPVEQVVGNCAYVDPEGKLDVKNVDNQIRWLQEQGFADKGFDANTIIAKDFVKAD; this is encoded by the coding sequence ATGATCGGGATTGCGCGGCTCGCGCTTGCGGGTGTGCTTGCGGGTGTCTTGGCGATCATGGCGATGGGCACGGCCCGGGCCGAGGACACGTTCAAGGCGAGGGTCGGCGTGCTCCGCCTGTCGTCGTCGGCGCCGGTCTTCATCGCGCAGGACAAGGGCTATTTTCGCGAGGCGGGCCTCGACGTCGAGCTGAAATTCTTTGACGCCGCACAGCCGATCGCGGTCGCCACCACCTCGGGCGACGTCGATTTCGGTATCACGGCCTTTACTGCCGGCCTCTACAATCTCGCCGGCAAGGGCGTGCTGAAGGTGATCGGCGGCATGAGCCGCGAGAAGGCTGGCTATCCCCTGATCGGCTATTTCGCCAGCAACAACGCCTACGCCGCCGGGCTGAAGACGCCCAAGGATCTCGCGGGCAAGCGCATCGCGGTGACCCAGGTCGGCTCGAGCTTCCATTATTCGCTCGGCCTGCTCGCCGACAAATATGGCTTCAAGCTGGCGGACGTGAAGATCATCCCGCTGCAATCGCTGTCGAATGCAGCCGCCGCGCTCAAGGGCGAAACCGTCGATGCGGCGCTGCTGCCGATCTCGACCGCGCGAAAGCTGATGGACGACGGCGGCGCAAAATTCCTGGGCTGGGTCGGGGACGAGACGCCCTGGCAATTGGGCGCGGTATTCGCCTCGCCGAAGACGCTGACCAACAAGGTGCTGGTGACAAAACTGCTCGGCGCGCTCGCCAGGGCCGACCGCGAATATCACGACGTCATTCTCGCCGCGATGAAAGACGGCAAAGCCCCGATCAACGAGCAGACAAAGCCATTGCTTGAGATCATCGCGAAATACACCAATTTGCCGGTCGAGCAGGTTGTCGGCAACTGCGCCTATGTCGACCCAGAGGGCAAGCTCGACGTGAAGAACGTCGACAACCAGATCAGATGGCTGCAAGAGCAGGGCTTTGCCGACAAGGGCTTTGACGCGAATACGATTATCGCCAAGGATTTTGTGAAGGCGGATTGA
- a CDS encoding ABC transporter ATP-binding protein, with translation MDLIANHISHHFGDLAVLDDISFTVSAGEVVAIVGPSGCGKSTLLSILGGLLQPASGAPELRGAPPADSLNPLTFVFQDFALLPWATVEENVEFPLLHTQLSATQRRAQVDDALRRTGLTDFRQTYPKQLSGGMRQRVGISRALAVRPAILLMDEPLSALDSQTRELLMEDFVRLLADGGMGAVYVTHNLEEAARLADRIVVLSRRPGHIREVVTVPMTRAERGEAAARERLLALQNQIWSLIRNEAIDAQREVQHA, from the coding sequence ATGGACCTGATCGCCAACCACATCTCCCACCATTTCGGCGATCTCGCCGTGCTCGACGACATCTCCTTCACGGTCAGCGCCGGCGAAGTCGTGGCCATCGTCGGTCCTTCGGGTTGTGGCAAGAGCACGCTGCTGTCGATCCTCGGCGGGCTGCTGCAGCCGGCATCTGGCGCGCCCGAGTTGCGCGGCGCACCGCCTGCGGATAGCCTCAATCCGCTGACCTTCGTATTCCAGGATTTTGCATTGCTGCCCTGGGCGACGGTCGAGGAGAACGTCGAATTCCCACTGCTGCACACCCAGCTTTCAGCAACCCAGCGCCGCGCGCAGGTCGATGATGCCCTGCGCCGCACCGGGCTGACCGATTTTCGCCAGACGTATCCAAAACAGCTCTCCGGCGGCATGCGCCAGCGCGTCGGCATTTCGCGCGCGCTTGCGGTCAGGCCCGCCATTCTCCTGATGGACGAACCGCTCTCGGCGCTGGATTCGCAGACCCGCGAGCTCTTGATGGAGGACTTCGTCCGCCTGCTTGCCGATGGCGGCATGGGCGCGGTCTATGTCACGCACAATCTCGAAGAGGCGGCCCGGCTCGCCGATCGCATCGTCGTGTTGTCGCGTCGGCCCGGCCACATTCGAGAGGTCGTCACCGTGCCGATGACGCGTGCCGAACGCGGCGAAGCGGCGGCGCGCGAAAGACTGCTGGCGCTGCAGAACCAGATCTGGTCGCTGATCCGCAACGAGGCGATCGATGCCCAGCGCGAGGTTCAACATGCTTGA
- a CDS encoding ABC transporter permease, translated as MLDRAGTAAKDQTTRRVRFRGAGFVPASSRFGGWIALAIVIAIWQAAGSARLVNPLFLPAPSAIVRATYELAVSGALWQHLSASLLRIGVGWLLGTVAGVVVGFAIGLSRLARSVGITFISALFPIPKIALLPLLILWLGIGEEPKIATIALGVFFSTAISVYSGVDAVPRNLIRMAQSFNVPFATIVRKVIWPGALPAILAGFRITASVALLLVVSAEMIGAQYGIGAFVLQAGNLMQTDQLLAGVVILSVFGLVVGRVINWLETRLLHWR; from the coding sequence ATGCTTGATCGCGCGGGGACGGCTGCAAAGGACCAAACGACGCGGCGCGTCCGCTTCCGCGGCGCGGGCTTCGTGCCCGCGTCGAGCCGCTTCGGCGGCTGGATTGCGCTGGCGATCGTGATCGCGATCTGGCAGGCTGCTGGCAGCGCCAGGCTCGTCAATCCGCTGTTCCTGCCGGCACCCTCGGCGATCGTTCGGGCAACCTATGAGCTCGCCGTTTCCGGCGCGCTCTGGCAGCATCTGTCCGCCTCGCTGTTGCGCATCGGCGTCGGCTGGCTCTTGGGAACAGTGGCCGGCGTCGTCGTCGGCTTCGCCATCGGCCTGTCACGGCTCGCGCGCAGCGTCGGCATCACCTTCATCTCCGCGCTATTCCCGATCCCGAAGATCGCGCTGTTGCCGCTCCTGATCCTCTGGCTCGGCATCGGCGAAGAACCGAAGATCGCGACCATTGCGCTCGGGGTGTTCTTCTCGACCGCGATTTCGGTCTATAGCGGCGTCGATGCGGTGCCGCGCAACCTCATCCGCATGGCGCAAAGCTTCAACGTGCCCTTCGCCACCATCGTGCGCAAGGTGATCTGGCCGGGTGCGCTGCCCGCGATCCTTGCCGGCTTCCGGATCACGGCTTCGGTGGCGCTGCTGCTCGTCGTCAGCGCCGAGATGATCGGCGCGCAGTACGGCATCGGGGCGTTCGTACTTCAGGCCGGGAATCTGATGCAGACGGATCAGCTACTGGCGGGTGTGGTGATCCTGTCGGTGTTCGGATTGGTGGTGGGGCGGGTGATCAACTGGCTGGAGACGCGGCTGTTGCACTGGCGGTAG
- the gtdA gene encoding gentisate 1,2-dioxygenase: protein MEAVTKTPEREAFYQKIDGENLTALWTVMSDLITPEPKSACRPHLWKFDVIRDYMTEAGKLITAKEAERRVLVLENPGLRGQSKITTSLYAGVQMVVPGDVAPAHRHSQSALRFVLEGRGAHTAVDGERTAMEPGDFIITPSMTWHDHSNETSEPMFWLDGLDIPLVQFFDCSFAEGSKEDQQKITRPAGDSFARYGHNLLPVDSKRSSKTSPIFSYPYAYTREALEKARTSQEWDACHGLKLKFSNPETGDFAMPTIGNFIQLLPKGFKTARYRATDATVFCPIEGRGRSRIGDAVFEWGPRDLFVVPSWQWVTHEGDEDAVLFSFSDRPVQQKLDLFREDRGNA, encoded by the coding sequence ATGGAAGCCGTGACCAAGACGCCGGAACGCGAGGCGTTCTACCAGAAGATCGACGGCGAAAATCTCACCGCGCTATGGACGGTCATGAGCGACCTGATCACGCCGGAGCCGAAGAGCGCCTGCCGGCCGCATCTCTGGAAGTTCGATGTCATCCGCGACTACATGACGGAGGCCGGCAAGCTGATCACGGCGAAGGAAGCCGAGCGTCGCGTGCTGGTGCTGGAGAACCCGGGCCTGCGCGGGCAGTCGAAGATCACGACCTCGCTCTATGCCGGCGTGCAGATGGTGGTGCCGGGCGACGTCGCCCCCGCACATCGCCATAGCCAGTCGGCGCTGCGCTTCGTGCTCGAAGGCAGGGGCGCGCACACTGCGGTGGACGGCGAACGCACTGCAATGGAGCCCGGTGACTTCATCATCACGCCGTCGATGACGTGGCACGATCATTCCAACGAAACCAGCGAGCCGATGTTCTGGCTCGACGGCCTCGACATTCCACTGGTGCAGTTCTTCGATTGCTCATTTGCAGAGGGATCGAAGGAAGACCAGCAGAAGATCACAAGACCCGCCGGCGACAGCTTTGCCCGCTACGGCCACAATCTGCTTCCGGTCGATTCGAAGCGGTCATCGAAGACGTCGCCGATCTTCAGCTATCCCTATGCCTACACCCGCGAGGCGCTGGAGAAGGCTAGGACGAGCCAGGAGTGGGACGCCTGTCACGGGCTGAAGCTGAAGTTCAGCAACCCCGAGACCGGCGATTTCGCGATGCCGACCATCGGTAATTTCATCCAGCTGCTGCCGAAGGGCTTCAAGACCGCACGATATCGCGCGACGGACGCGACGGTGTTCTGTCCGATCGAAGGCCGCGGCCGCAGCCGCATTGGCGATGCCGTTTTCGAATGGGGCCCACGCGATCTGTTCGTGGTGCCGAGCTGGCAGTGGGTGACGCACGAGGGGGATGAGGATGCCGTGCTGTTCAGCTTCTCGGACCGCCCGGTGCAGCAGAAGCTGGATCTGTTTCGGGAAGATCGCGGGAATGCGTGA
- the maiA gene encoding maleylacetoacetate isomerase gives MKLHGYFRSSAAYRVRIALNLKGLGAEHLPHHLRKGEQCAPAYLAINPQGLVPALENDAGAVLTQSVAIIEWLDETHPNPPLLPRDALQRAKVRAFALAIACDTHPVQNLKVLARLRELGLAEEKVQDWAAWVNREGLSACEMLIRDDPGPFCFGDAPTLADLCLVPQLANARRFGVDVAAYPRLLKAEAAAKAHPAFANAAPEKQPDAE, from the coding sequence ATGAAGCTGCACGGCTATTTCCGCTCCAGCGCCGCCTATCGCGTGCGGATCGCGCTGAACCTCAAGGGCCTCGGCGCCGAGCACCTGCCGCATCATTTGCGCAAGGGCGAGCAATGCGCGCCGGCCTATCTCGCCATCAATCCGCAAGGCCTGGTGCCGGCGCTGGAGAATGATGCGGGGGCAGTGCTGACCCAGTCGGTCGCGATCATCGAATGGCTCGATGAGACCCATCCCAACCCGCCGCTGCTGCCGAGGGATGCGCTGCAGCGTGCCAAGGTGCGCGCGTTCGCGCTCGCGATCGCCTGCGACACCCACCCGGTGCAGAATTTGAAGGTGCTGGCGAGGCTCCGCGAGCTCGGGCTTGCCGAAGAGAAGGTCCAGGACTGGGCGGCCTGGGTCAATCGTGAGGGGCTGTCGGCCTGCGAGATGCTGATCAGGGACGACCCCGGGCCGTTCTGCTTCGGCGATGCGCCGACCTTGGCCGATCTCTGCCTGGTGCCGCAGCTCGCCAATGCGCGCCGCTTCGGTGTGGATGTCGCGGCCTATCCGCGTCTGCTGAAGGCGGAAGCCGCCGCCAAGGCGCATCCTGCGTTTGCCAACGCTGCACCCGAGAAGCAGCCCGATGCCGAGTAA
- a CDS encoding MarR family winged helix-turn-helix transcriptional regulator, which produces MPSKSAAPITIDAVYAAPGYLFRRMQQIAVSIFMEECKAFDLTPVQYAALIAIHTHPGIDATRLSAVIAFDRSTLGSVIERLQAKDYIERKPAPEDKRIKLLYLTKPGAAILREIMPVVERAQARMLEPLKPTERKALVGLLVQLVDLNNEASRVPLRAEDALEHLGKAG; this is translated from the coding sequence ATGCCGAGTAAGTCGGCCGCTCCGATCACGATCGACGCGGTCTATGCCGCGCCGGGCTATCTGTTCCGGCGCATGCAGCAGATCGCAGTCTCGATCTTCATGGAGGAGTGCAAGGCGTTCGATCTCACGCCGGTGCAATATGCCGCGCTGATCGCGATCCACACCCATCCCGGCATCGACGCGACGCGGCTGTCGGCCGTGATCGCTTTCGACCGCTCCACGCTCGGCAGTGTGATCGAGCGGCTGCAGGCCAAGGACTATATCGAGCGCAAGCCGGCGCCCGAGGACAAGCGGATCAAGCTACTCTATTTGACCAAGCCGGGCGCCGCGATCCTGCGCGAGATCATGCCGGTGGTCGAACGCGCCCAGGCGCGCATGCTGGAGCCGCTGAAGCCCACCGAGCGCAAGGCGCTGGTGGGGCTGTTGGTACAGCTCGTCGACCTCAACAATGAGGCCTCGCGCGTGCCGCTGCGTGCGGAGGACGCACTGGAGCACCTGGGGAAAGCAGGGTGA
- a CDS encoding IS4 family transposase produces MVAGKNVCLRQLSRGDRSLEVRFNRFLGHDKVTTERIIESWSESTVAAVEGRHVLAIQDTSEIHFNTTPQRRRGLGEIGHGNSHGVLLHPLLAVDADNGTCLGLLTGEVWTREGRRTLSHDSRELSDKESQRWSATALAAKPLLASATGVTLLGDRESDIFALYASAAEHGYHVIARSMHDRKLADSAGLYAAIDAMVPIERRTIQLPARAQRPARQADLELRFGAIELARPQSKFLRDLPKSLHLAIVDVREINAGSDVEPLHWCLLTSHEVAAAEGAWRIVEWYKQRWIIEQFFRVLKTQGLKLEDSQIGSADRLLKLVAIAAKAAVITIQLLQARDGSKQSAHIAFNASEIAMLAALNRQYEAKSKRLKNPYLPDSLPWAAWIIGRLGGWDGYPSSRPPGPITFRNGLQYFHALAAGWSLRDMCMP; encoded by the coding sequence ATGGTTGCTGGCAAGAATGTCTGCCTGCGGCAGCTCTCCAGAGGGGACCGTAGCCTGGAGGTACGGTTCAACCGCTTTCTCGGCCACGACAAGGTGACAACAGAGCGGATCATCGAAAGCTGGAGTGAAAGCACGGTTGCAGCCGTCGAGGGGCGTCACGTTCTGGCGATCCAGGACACCAGTGAGATCCACTTCAACACCACGCCGCAACGCCGTCGCGGGCTGGGGGAGATCGGCCATGGCAATAGTCACGGCGTGCTGCTGCACCCATTGCTGGCGGTGGATGCAGACAATGGCACCTGCCTGGGGCTTTTGACCGGCGAGGTGTGGACGCGTGAGGGCCGTCGGACCCTCTCGCATGACAGCCGCGAGCTGTCAGACAAGGAATCGCAGCGCTGGAGTGCCACGGCTCTTGCAGCCAAGCCGCTGCTTGCGAGCGCCACAGGGGTGACCCTGCTTGGCGACCGTGAGAGCGACATCTTTGCTCTTTATGCCAGCGCGGCCGAGCATGGCTATCACGTCATCGCCCGCAGCATGCATGACCGCAAGCTGGCCGACTCGGCGGGTTTGTATGCGGCCATCGACGCCATGGTGCCGATAGAGCGGCGTACGATCCAATTGCCTGCGCGTGCGCAACGGCCGGCACGTCAGGCTGACCTCGAACTTCGCTTTGGTGCAATCGAACTGGCCCGGCCGCAAAGCAAGTTCCTGCGCGATTTGCCGAAGAGCCTGCATCTGGCCATCGTCGATGTCCGCGAGATCAATGCCGGCTCCGACGTCGAGCCACTACATTGGTGTCTTCTCACTTCTCATGAGGTCGCAGCTGCAGAGGGCGCCTGGCGCATCGTCGAATGGTACAAGCAGCGCTGGATCATCGAGCAGTTCTTCCGCGTTCTCAAGACACAAGGCCTCAAGCTTGAGGACAGCCAAATCGGTTCCGCCGACCGGCTCCTGAAGCTGGTGGCCATCGCTGCCAAAGCGGCTGTGATCACGATCCAGCTCCTACAAGCGCGTGACGGCAGCAAGCAGTCCGCCCACATCGCCTTCAACGCCAGCGAGATCGCAATGCTGGCCGCCCTGAACCGGCAGTACGAAGCCAAAAGTAAGCGGCTCAAGAACCCGTATCTGCCTGACAGCTTGCCTTGGGCCGCCTGGATCATTGGCCGCCTCGGCGGTTGGGATGGCTATCCATCTTCCAGGCCCCCGGGTCCCATCACCTTCAGAAACGGTCTCCAATACTTCCATGCCCTCGCAGCCGGATGGAGCCTCAGAGATATGTGCATGCCCTAG
- a CDS encoding benzoate-CoA ligase family protein yields MSNEIRDQVPSDCAGAHEIGFAVPESYNASRVLFDNLAKSRGNKLALIGPAGTRTYAELCADACRWGNGFASLGMKRGDRVLLFLDDTPAYPAAFFGAVRAGLVPLLINTLTPPDLLQFYLADSGAAVAVADAEFCARFNAEACKDTSLHTLIVVNGAVADQAAPKAMAAADWLPQFPADLAEAPTHRNEMAFWMYSSGSTGRPKGIVHLQHDMAYSEVAFAQNVLKLTPDDICFSVPKIFFAYGFGNSVTFPFSAGAATLLLAGQPKPAGIFAAIEQYKPTVFFGLPTLYTSLTKAEGAKLTNFSSLRMALSAAEVLSADVFHGWKTLTGLEIVEGLGSTEVLHIYLSNRPEHKKLGAAGLRVPGYEVVLRDKDGNDVGDNEEGILWVRGDSNTPLYWNRPDKSAETIREGGWIYTGDRFVRDSDGFHFFRGRADDLIKISGQWVYPLEVELCLADHPDIRECAVFAAELPDRRMTLKAVVVMNSRAADQSEVTRRLQDYVKGKLLPYKYPREVIFIDELPKTGTGKIDRQALLRM; encoded by the coding sequence ATGAGCAACGAGATTCGCGACCAGGTGCCCTCCGACTGCGCGGGCGCCCACGAGATCGGCTTTGCCGTTCCGGAAAGCTACAACGCAAGTCGCGTGCTGTTCGACAACCTCGCCAAAAGTCGCGGCAATAAGCTCGCCCTCATTGGCCCGGCGGGCACGCGCACCTACGCCGAACTCTGCGCCGACGCCTGCCGCTGGGGCAACGGTTTTGCATCGCTCGGAATGAAACGCGGCGACCGCGTGCTGCTGTTCCTCGACGACACCCCGGCCTACCCGGCCGCCTTCTTCGGTGCGGTGCGGGCGGGTTTGGTGCCGCTCCTGATCAACACGCTGACGCCGCCGGACCTGCTGCAATTCTATCTCGCCGATTCCGGCGCGGCCGTTGCGGTCGCGGACGCCGAGTTCTGCGCGCGATTCAATGCGGAGGCCTGCAAGGACACGAGCCTGCATACGCTGATCGTCGTCAATGGCGCGGTGGCCGATCAGGCCGCACCGAAGGCGATGGCCGCCGCGGACTGGCTCCCGCAATTCCCGGCCGACTTGGCTGAAGCCCCGACCCATCGCAATGAGATGGCGTTCTGGATGTACTCCTCCGGCTCGACCGGCCGCCCGAAGGGCATCGTGCATCTCCAGCACGACATGGCTTACAGCGAAGTCGCCTTTGCGCAGAACGTGCTGAAGCTGACGCCGGACGACATCTGCTTCTCGGTACCGAAAATCTTCTTCGCCTATGGCTTTGGCAACTCCGTTACCTTCCCGTTCTCGGCGGGTGCGGCGACACTGCTTCTGGCCGGCCAGCCGAAGCCCGCTGGAATCTTCGCTGCGATCGAACAGTACAAGCCGACGGTCTTCTTTGGCCTGCCGACGCTGTACACATCGCTGACCAAGGCCGAGGGCGCGAAACTGACGAACTTCTCGTCGCTGCGCATGGCGCTCTCCGCCGCCGAAGTGCTCTCGGCTGACGTGTTCCACGGCTGGAAGACACTCACCGGCCTGGAGATCGTCGAAGGCCTCGGCTCGACCGAGGTGCTGCACATCTATTTGTCCAACCGTCCCGAGCATAAGAAGCTCGGTGCCGCAGGCTTGCGCGTTCCCGGCTACGAGGTTGTACTGCGCGACAAGGACGGAAACGACGTCGGCGACAACGAGGAAGGCATCTTGTGGGTGCGCGGCGATTCCAACACGCCGCTGTACTGGAACCGCCCGGATAAATCCGCCGAGACCATCCGGGAAGGCGGCTGGATCTACACCGGCGACCGCTTTGTCCGCGACAGCGACGGTTTTCACTTCTTCCGCGGCCGTGCCGACGATCTCATCAAGATCTCGGGCCAGTGGGTCTACCCGCTTGAGGTCGAGCTGTGCCTCGCCGATCACCCCGACATCCGCGAATGCGCGGTGTTCGCCGCCGAGCTGCCGGATCGCCGCATGACGCTAAAGGCGGTCGTGGTGATGAACAGCCGTGCCGCTGACCAGAGCGAGGTGACGCGGCGGCTGCAGGACTACGTCAAGGGCAAGCTGCTTCCCTACAAATACCCGCGCGAGGTGATCTTCATCGACGAGCTGCCGAAGACGGGCACGGGGAAGATCGATCGGCAGGCGTTGTTGCGGATGTGA